aaaaaccttgtcagaaaAACCCAATGGGATAAAATCTTGAccaaggaaaaaagagtgcagcgcGTATTTTCTCCCCCTGATGAAAAGATCACTTTAATTCTCGAAGAcgacgcattccaatcttgtataTCAGCTTCTCAAATGTCGAGGTTGGTAATGCTTTAGTGAACAGATCCGCCAAATTATCGATCGAGCGAATTTGTTGAACATCTATCTCACCTTTCTTTTCAAGATCATGAGTAAAAAAGAACTTTGGTGAAAAAAGAACCTTCAGTTGAGCAatacatgcagcattatcttcgtaCAATATAGTTGGAATATCCCTTTTCAAAATAAAACCACACATTTCCTGAATATGTTGAGTCATTGATCTCAACCAAACACACTCCCGACTAGCTTCATGAATGGCTATTATCtccgcatgatttgaagaagtggcAGCTATTGTTTGTTTCATTGAACGCCATGATATAGCTGTACCTCCATATGTAAAtaaatagcctgtttgagatcgggctttatgtgggtcagataaatatcctgcatctgcataaccgaTCATATCTGACTTGGATTCATAAGAATAAAATAATCCCAGATCAATTGTTCCTTGAAGATATCTGAATATATGCTTAACACCATTCCAATGTCTTTTTGTTAGGGAGGAGCTGAATCTTGCCAATAAACTTACTGCAAAACATATATTTGGTCGGGTATTATTGGCTAGATACATCAATGCCCCAATTGCACTGAGATATGGAGTTTCATCACCAATGAGCTCTTCATCATTATCCTTAGGTCGAAATGGATCTTTATTTATGTCAAGCGATCTCACAACCATCGGGGTACTCAACGGATGTGATTTATCCATGTAAAAGCGCTTTAAAACTTTTTCAGTGTATGTTGATTGATGGACAAATATTCCATTTGTCAAATGCTCAATTTGTAGGCCAAGACAAAATTTTGTCTTACCtagatctttcatttcaaattctttcttcaaacactctatagcttttgaaagctctttaGGAGTGCCAATGATGTTCAAgtcatcaacatacacaactatTATGACAAATTCAGACCCATATCTTCTTATAAAAACACAAGGACAAATAGGATCATTTTTATATCCTTCCTTTAGCAAATATTCACTAAGACGATTGTACCACATCCGCCCTGATTGTTTCAATCCATATAAAGATTTCTGAAGTTTTATTGAACAGGTTTCCTGCGAACTTTTGTATGCTTCGGGCACTTTgaatccttcagggattttcataAGAATTTCTTGGTCCAATGAGCCATATAAATAGGCTGTGATAACATCCATCAGTTGCATATCAAGCTTTTCACGAACTGCCAGATTTATTAGATACCTAAAGGTAattgcatccaccacaggagaatATGTCTCCACATAATCAATGCCAGGCCTTTGCGAAAATCCTTGTGCCACAAGTCGTGCTTTATATCTTACGACTTCACCTTTCTCATTTCGTTTTCGCACAAACACCCATTTGTACCCCACTGGCTTGACATCTTCAGGTGTTCGGACTATTGGTCCGAAAACTTCACGTTTTTCAAGTGAAGTCAATTCTTCTTGAATTGCGTCcttccattttggccaatcatttctCTGTCTACATTCATCAACAGATTTTGGCTCAAGATCCTCATCTTGTTGCATTATCTCAacagcaacattatatgcaaaagtaTTGTCGACCACAATATCATTTCGGTTCCACCTTTTCCCCGCCGAGACATAACTTATCGAGATCTCTTCACTATCATTATTTTGAAGTATCTGGACCTTCTCTGTGGGCTTATCATTTATTATGTCTCGGGCCTCTTCTTGAGCAATTTCCCTCACAGGATGATCATCTTgatcatttatttcttttctttttcgaggatttttatccttggaaccgattggtctaccacgtTTCAGACGTGGCCTGGAATCATTTGCATTAACCGTTTGTCCTACCGGGACATCAACTCGAACTGGAGTATTTGCAGCTAGAATATGAgatttagtaactcttggaagaTTAGTAAATGCATCTGGCAGTTGATTTGCGACATTTTGcaaataaatcatcttttgaacctcttgctCACATTGATTTGTTCGAGGATCTAAATGAGATAGTGATAATGCATTCCAATCTATCTCCTTTTCCAACTGCTTATGTTCTCCCCCTAATGTTGGGTATACTGATTCATCAAAATGACAATCGGCAAATCTTGCTGTAAATAAATCTCCAGTCATCGGttctaaatattttaaaattgaagGAGATTCATACCCAATATATATCCCCAACcttctttggggacccatctttgtgCGTTGTGGTGGAGCAATTGAAACATATACCGCACATCCAAAAATTCGAAGATGGGAAATATTTGGCTCTTGACCAAAAGCCAATTGTAATGGGGAGAATTCATGATAACTGGTTGGCCTTATACGCACAAGTGCTGCTGCATGCAAAATAGCATGTCCCCATACCGAAACAGGAAGTTTTGTCCTCATTAGCAATGGTCTAGCTATCAATTGTAGGCGTTTAATCATTGATTCTGCCAGACCATTTTGAGTATGAACATGAGCAACTGAATGTTCAACTGTTATTCCCGTGACCGTACAATAATCATTAAAGGCCTGAGATGTAAActcaccagcattatcaagacgaaTTTTCTTTATCGCATtatctgaaaattgtgctcttaACCTTATTATTTGAGCCAACAATCTCGCAAAAGCCATATTGCGAGTTGATAATAAGCACACATGTGACCATCTTGTAGATGCATCAATCAAGACCATATAATATTTAAATGGTCCACATGAAGGGTGAATTGGCCCACATATATCACCTTGTATACGTTCCAGAAATGCGGGGGATTCAATCCCAACCTTAGTTGCTGATGGTTTAATAATCAATTTTCCTtgagaacaagcagcacaagagaattccTTAAATTGAAGAATCTTTTGGTTCTTCAAAGTATGCCCATGTGAATTCTTAATTATTTTGCGCATCATACTAGAACCGGGATGGCCCAACCGGTCATGCCAAATGATAAaataattagaatcattaaaccTTTTATTTACTACAACATGTGTTTCAACCGCACCAATACTTGTATGGTACAACCCGGAAGAAAGTGCGGGTAATTTTTCATGCACAAACTTTTCCCCAGCTTTCATTGTAATAATATAAAGGCACTCAACTTTTCCTTCATTGGCAGTCTCAATGTGATAACCATTTTGGCGAATAACCTTGAAACTTAATAAGTTTCTTCGAGACTTGCTGCAATATAGTGCATCACTAATGGCCAATATTGTTCCTCCAGGTAGTAATAAGGTCGCTTTTCCAGAGCCctcaattaattttgtactaCCAGATATTGTATTAACACAAGCCCTTTTCATAACCAAATGAGAgaaatatttcttttctcttaatATAGTGTGAGTTGTAGCACTATCCAAAAGGCACATATCTCTATTACTCATCTTGGATCCAATTAAAGACTGGGGAATTTTATTTATCTTCATAAAAACAAAAATACATCGTAAGAAATACGGAAACTAACAATATAAAACTTAATTACTAATCCAGAAGATAAAACAACATAGAGAATTTAAGTACTTCTCGAAAATAAAACAACATAAAGACAACTTAAAacacataaataaaaataataacataaCACATTCCCCAGTGAAACGATCAAATCTCAATTTCGATCTCCAAAGAAGTCTTCAACTTCCAAATGAGTAATATCATCAAGCCCATCAAAATCATCATCTTTCAAAGCCAAATTAGCTTCAACATTATCATCATATTTTTGTGAAGGCCCTGCCTCATCGTtatttttaaaagtcatgtgtgaCTCCACCCGGGAATTAGCAGAAGAGGCACCACCTCTATTTGCCtttcttttgaaggaattttGATAAAGCCTGACAAAATGTTCAGGCGCCCGACATTCATTTTTCCAGTGACCTTTCAAACCACAACGATGACAGTTGTTCCTTGAAGGATTGCCTTGATAACCCATATTGTTCTCCCTTTTATGGTGACCACCACCACGACGATTATTATATCGTCCCTTGCCCCTGCCACGCCAACGCTCATTATTATGGCCTCGATTATTTTGTCTTCTTTCAGTTGGGCCATGTgttgctaccacattcgcttccGGGAATGGAGCAGTTCCAGTGGGACGGGCTTCATGATTTTTCAATAAAAGGGTATTGTGCTGCTCAGCCACAAGAAGACATGATATCAAATCAGCATGCTTTTTAAAACCCCTTTCACGGTACTGTTGTTGTAATACCAAATTGGAGGCATGAAAAGTCGTAAGAGTCTTTTCCAACATATCCTCGTCAGTTATATTATCCCCACATAATTTCAGTTGGGAAGTAATTCTATAGACAACAGAGTTATAATCACATACAGTTTTAAAATCTTGTAACCGTAAGTGAATCCACTCATAACGAGCCCTGGGCAATACCGTTACCTTAATGTGGTCATACCTTTCCTTCAAACCAGTCCACAATTCAAGTGGATCTTTCACTGTCAGGTATTCAACCTTCAATCCTTCATCCAGATGATGACGAAGGAAAATCATTGCCTTCGCTTTGTCCTGACTTGATGTTGTATTATCCTGAGTAATAGTGGCACCAAGACCTTTGGCGTCTAGGTGAATTTCAGCATCAAGTACCCATGATAGGTAATTCTTTCCCGAGATATCAAGTGCCACAAACTCAAGCTTCGACAAATTCGACATGATGATCAAAACTATCATAGAAATATTTGAGTTAGATACAGTTAAACAACATAATCTCAAAAATAGTAAGTTTAATTTCCACAAAACAATACCTTTTTACAAACACAgtaccttcctttttttttttcacaaaaacattattttttttttcaaacaatactttttttttattttttcataaaaCAACCTGTTTCTTCTCTCAAACTTGTAGTCAATATAACCCAATCAAATTAACAGTAACATATAATCATGGTCTTATTAAAAGAACAACTAATCCACAACCACCaaccaatatatatatttaaagtacTGTTTTATAAAAATTACCATATTAGTGTTGTTAACTGTTAAATGTTTACTACTATAGCACATAAAGATTTATTATTTCATGAGAATACTAAAAGCGAATTGGCAGCGGAATATCAATTGACAGACCAAATGTATGGTACAAAaatatttgcataaaaatagAATTGGCAGATGACTTAGAAGCTAATTAACTTTCTATTTGCATAACTTATATTAGAAGGGTGGTAAAAACGCATACCAGATGAAAAAGTAGATTCAACTTGGAGTGATTGGAGCGACGGTAATGAAgttagagactcgtgctgataacgtgttataaaatgatgctaaaagagtcacaatattaatggatgaaaaccatagaaatagaatgacaaaagaggagagatttttactattcttccaaaatgtgttcaAGTATAtaccatatgaaaacttatgcctctatttatagtgctacatatgcattcaatatatgagataatggaagaaccattaagatggtgaaAGATCCATTaaaatggtggaagataatggaagaggcattatatttgtgtagtggacatccataatctatatttactatatttcataacaACGTGATAATAAGCCCCTTTTTTGCGTGCATTTTTATAAACCCTTCTATCTTCTGAATCATGGCATCACGCTCAGATGCCAAATCGCATAATTTCCCTCCACGGAGTTTTTGCGATAAATAGTGGAAATCGGTGAAAAAGGTTATTCTATGCCTTGTCCGTGACTATTTAGGCCGAAAATCAAAACATAACAGAGAAATAGAGAAACAAAGTAAAAAAACTTAAATAGATGGACGAATAGTAGCAGTGCCGGAAATCTAACGACCAAGGAGAATAGGAAAAACCTGAGAGAAGGAGATGACAATTTGATGAAGGGAAGGTTAACAAAGAATATCATGAGGAGAAAGTGACAGCAAAACGCTGGCAACTCTTCGGATGACAACTTATTACAAGTACGACGACTCTCTTCAAATCAGGGTGTAAAGGCTTGTGGCAACTGTTCCTACAGCAAGAAGCGTTTAGGTCTATCTGTACttctttttttataattaataaaATAGTAATAAGCAATTAATTAAATAGGAAAATTAGTTAAATAAGAAGGGTATTTACGTAATTTAACTTTCAAGTTAACGAGTtaatgcttttaatatagtatagatagaTAGATTGTAGTACAGGCATGCTGGCGCGCGCGTCTGCATTGCCGGGTCTAGTTCATCAAATTCTTGGAGTCGTATCACATGAATGGTTACTGAATTTTCCATGAACATGCCTGCAACTTTTTTGGGGCCACAAATGTTTGTCGCGTGTTCTTTTAGCCTGGTTAAGGAAAtatgtggaaaaaaaaattacgtttcattttaatattaaaaactAGATGTCTTGTATTAAAAGACAAATCTTTTAGTATTAAAATGAAACGAACTTAGATTGATTGGCATGGTGGATTTAACTTAGTTCTAGCACGCCATTAATCTGTCTGTTAGGGATTGTTTGGTAGGAGGGATAAGTTATTCCATATAGATGGGATTGGGTGGGATACAACGGGACCTTTTATCCATGAGATTGAGTGGGATGTCAAAAGGAGTTATtccaccaaccaaacatgggataatTCCAATTACTAATAATGCAATACCATTCTATCCCTCCGACCATTTAGTTGCTCCATTCCTTTATGTGTGATTAAATTAGCCTATGAAACCATGATCCCTTTAACTACCCCCAAGTTTGGGTAGATTATTTTCATTTTGATCTGCCCATTTAAAAATTGAATTGGTATGTAGCTTAAATTGATCCTGAAAAATCTTGTCAAATATTTTTAGAATGATATTTTTGTTGGGTGTTATATAGGAGGATAATCGTAATAGTCGTttaattttcttaattaaaaCTTGGCAGTTCATTTCATCCATAATAGTTATATTTATCAACTCTGCATTTTAACCCGTCCATGTATAGCCCAATCTGTTCATTTGACACTCACACCCTCATCGGATAATAAGCCGTAGGATCCGTATTTTCCTTCAACACTTGTGATGCGCATAGATCTTTTGCTAGAAAGTGGGTGACATAGTAAGAGAGATTAGAAGAATCTCTGTGATCTAAAATACACAAATCCTGGTTTCAATTCTTACCAATCGCTTGTTTGCTCCCTGTTAGCAAATACAGAAAACTAAAATATGATCTTACTTACAAAGtggatgaataattttttttagtcACAATCAACTGTCATTTGTACATCTAGTAAAAACGAGGGCAGATCCATTTACACTTCGAAGCACAAGCAATCTTGAATCTAAATATGTTCCGCAAACGATTTTTGACAGATCAAACATTTCAGGAGGTATTTGAGTGCGTACTTCTTGAAGTGCTTTCTGTGCAACTTCCATGTTTCCACTCAGTGGTTCATTAAGACTCATCATCACGTCGATTTCACTTGACACAAGCTTAGCTACAGAAAGGCTTGAAGGGACTTCGTTTATCGGGATGGCTTTCCTCCATTTCTTACTGGATAACCTTTTCAGGACGGAAGCTTGAGCATCTGGTGTAGCTGAGGGAGATGTCGAGGTGGTAGTTtcctccttaagatataaccgtCTCCCAGCTCTCAATCTGGAAAATGAATTAACTTGCAATTTTCCACCTACACCAGACTTGTCATGAGCCCAGTCCCTACCAGCCATAACAGTGAAGCTAATATGCGAGGCAGCTGAAAATGTTGTGTTAGGTTTTGATACTTTAGATATCGTTAGGTATGCTTCCCCAATGAGTGCTCTAACAGAAGGCTGTCGAAGGGTCAATCCTATATGTCTACCAGTACAGTATAACAGGCGCCACTTTCCAGGAAGCAATCCCAGCCAATGCTGCAGATCAGTAGATACTCATTCAGTTGCAAGCGTAAGCACATTGCTCAAGGCATAATAGGTATCATTTACAAGGAAAACCAATTCTTTCCAATTGGACAAACGCAAGCAACGAATTTTACAAAGAATCAGTACTAAATAGAGTTCAGAAGCAGATCAAGTGGAGCATATTTAATTGAATAAACAGAACTCAAACAAAGGGCAGCAGATATTAGGTGTTATTCAGTTTGCAAAGCAAATTTGTAACAGTTGGGCAGCAGAGAAGGACCACTAAAGAAAGTTAACAAATAACCGTCATACTCTTAACATCAGTGCATGGGACCTTGCAATGCAGGTAATTGCACAAAAAGAACCAGCATGAAATGCATAATATGTGCGATTTGGAGAAACTGTAAAACAAACACTGCAAACTGCTATAACTGAGAAACAGATGATGCAGAAGTTCTTCACTAACTAAAGAATgtaaaaatttgaaataaagaaGAGAGATTTTTACCTTTGGCTTTGGATAAGGATTTAGCATCTCCATTAGTTCAATGAAATGAGCAAGCCTACTTCGCTGGAAAAAAGAAGAAACACAGAAAGGAAAGAATAGATTAACAAATCCTTTAGTTTCTGATCCTGCTGACAGGTTTCACCATGTGAGGACTAATGGACAcggcagcccggtgcacaaagcatctgTGTTACCAAGTGAAGACTGATGACTAAAGAAATATAGTAATGATGAGCTAAATAGAACTATAATTTGATGATGCTTGAATGAAAAAATTTGAGGGGCATATTTTAGCAAATCTAACAGTAAATAAGAACTAATACTACAAGAAAGAAGCAAGCTTAACTACAGATAAAAGGAGTGAAGACATTCGAAATTCCAGCTGAAATAAAAGGTATGTTTTTCAAATAGACCGTTGAGAAACTAGGAGGGGAGATAGAAGTGATTATACATTAGAAAATCAAACACTCTTTGTAGTATGAAATCGACAGAAGAACTACTTTTCACGATCAGCTGACAGTTATTACCTGCTGCTGCCCATAAATGTATTCCTCTGCAATTCGAACAGTGGTTGAGCCAAGACTCCATCTGATTAGATCAACTGATGGATTCACACGCCATTTTGGTCCACACAAGAAGGGGTGCCTCAGAGCATTTAAGCAACTGTGAAATATCAGTACAGATCTTCATTAATGTTGATGTAATTATACATTAATGTCATTCACTTAACTATCTATAGTGGTGCTCTAGTTAATACTGCTGTTGTGAGAAGTAAATATCACCACTAGAAATAAAGTATCTAAAATTATGAACATTCAACCTGTCATGCTTTTTAACTTAATGTAAAAATTCTTCTAAGCTACTCTATTAGAGGTCACAATCTCTCTGTTTTACCAAGAAAACTCGTCATCATTAGAAGTTGCTTCTCCTTGATCAGCCCCCAAAATGATTTTTGATGTTCTGATAAGAAGATACATATTTctccaaaaaaaattcaaatatttaAGTAGCAAGTGTTCTTTATGCAGTTCATCAATTCTGTCATCTTCAAGAAAATTTACTCTAATCTCTTGACCATAAATTCTCATCTAATAGACTGGTTTTCATTAATACTGCATAGCTTGTAAGAAATTTAAGATCTGATGCATGCATATGAAGTTTCCAGAAGGCATCATCAACCCACAACGACTCAGTTTACCTTATCCTGTCAAAAGGTTTAGGTGCAAGGAGTACTGAGAGCAAATGCCAACCAGCACCCCAGTTTCTATCGAGTATCTGCAAGAACAACAAAATTTAGTATATTACCAAAAAAATGGAAAGCAAACAGTGACGAGGAAGGGGAGAGAACTTGTCCTGAATTATTGTTGGCAATATTCCCAGCGGGAGAGAACTTGTCCTGAATTATTGTTGGCAATATTCCCAGCGGGCTTCTTATCAGGACTTTAGGTTACTAGATATAAGACGATATCAAACAACATGAAATACGTAAAAAGTTGATAAAAAGGGAGAATTACCTAAATAGGTGAATTACACCCACCTTTACCTAAGTGAATTACCtaaataaggctacacaataataAATATTTTACCATGTGTCACAATATTCACCCTTCATTATAGCAAGATGAACTAACCAAGTAACCATGTGATAAAAAAATTACTCATTTACATCCACCTTCATATATTTGAATCTCATAAACTCAATTTTCTAATCTAGTAGGGAACAGGACAACCTCATAAGAGTCCTCAGGTTGAGACATGACTTGTAAAACAAATAGAAGAGTGGTTTGAGTTAAGCTAATTGGGCTATGACGCTCTTACTAAGTAAATCTCAGACGAGTTGAGACATAACTTGTTTATTAACTCAACCACTTATAATCTCCATACCCGTCAATTTGACACCTTTTGAGAAATGTGATTATTTCACCGACACTTTGAGCACAAAAGAACTTACATAGTTATGTTCATAGAAAGAAGGAAGTTAATAAATATAGCCTACAAAAAGAATTCATTAGTCATAATTGATTTATAACTATATTCAATTCTCTTGACTTTCAGCAAACAACAATGGAACAGTCGACAATAAACAAGGGATTGGGTACTAACTTGTAAACCAAAATTTTCCGCTGAAGAATTTCTTTTTACAGCATGCACAAGAAACTCGCGCAAACAGGAGGGATCATTTCCCTGAAGATGATGTGAACAAAGTTATTGCATGTGAAAGCATGTATATGGGAAACATCTAAGAATAGTGCACAACCTTGGTGAGGAATGCTTTGAACTTGGCAAAGATCGTTGGGTCCATGAGTTCCCTCAAAACCATTTTTGCCATGATGAATCCAACACATCTTTGCAACAGGTAAAACCAGATAGAAATTCATGACTAACTTGCTTCACGCTAAAttaaaaaaacataaatatcTAAGTATGCACGACATACCTCATGTCAAATGCAATCATCATTCTCCTCCTATCCATATTGTCATCAGATGTGTTATCCGCAGGATCAGCCTCATTAAAGTCAGCAGCATTTCCCAATATACCTACCTGATAAGAAGTGATCAGTTGGACACTCAAGACAAATAAAAATAGAACTCTTCTTCCCAGATAGGTAAAGTTGAAATGTTAAACTATCAAAATGCATATTTTGGTTTAAATTTTGAAGTATAGCACAATGTTTCCAAATGGAACCATATCAGCAATAAGTATCAGAACCACTAGCCAtcagaaagaaaaacaaaacgTAGGGATTTTTGTCCTTTGGCAAAACAGCTAGTATCCAAATCTAAGTAAGCACTCTTGCAATATCACAATAATTAGCATCTGGATGAACTAATAGAAGAGATTGTATACCAGAGTAAGTATTGATCAAGTATGCTGAAGTATTGTCAAATTTATGCGTTATGGCATGTATTCTAGATGTAGTAATAATTAAGACATGGTTCGTAGCTCTAGTTTCACAAAATAAACTTGTCTCCCACCAGACAATTTGGAACCTATAGAGAGTATAACCTATCCGTTTTCATGATAATTGTACATTTTCCTTTATAGTAGAAGGTGAAAGTCTAACCATTATGGTATGCCTATCACAAAATTTAAGCATGTGAAGGCATCCAAGCGTTAGTTGCAGTACTTTGTCCTTAATGTACTAATACCATCCAAT
The nucleotide sequence above comes from Lycium barbarum isolate Lr01 chromosome 3, ASM1917538v2, whole genome shotgun sequence. Encoded proteins:
- the LOC132634064 gene encoding uncharacterized protein LOC132634064; protein product: MSNLSKLEFVALDISGKNYLSWVLDAEIHLDAKGLGATITQDNTTSSQDKAKAMIFLRHHLDEGLKVEYLTVKDPLELWTGLKERYDHIKVTVLPRARYEWIHLRLQDFKTVCDYNSVVYRITSQLKLCGDNITDEDMLEKTLTTFHASNLVLQQQYRERGFKKHADLISCLLVAEQHNTLLLKNHEARPTGTAPFPEANVVATHGPTERRQNNRGHNNERWRGRGKGRYNNRRGGGHHKRENNMGYQGNPSRNNCHRCGLKGHWKNECRAPEHFVRLYQNSFKRKANRGGASSANSRVESHMTFKNNDEAGPSQKYDDNVEANLALKDDDFDGLDDITHLEVEDFFGDRN
- the LOC132632068 gene encoding probable plastid-lipid-associated protein 14, chloroplastic, which codes for MAGMGVYSSPKMEYVEGGCFSFINSSTSLKLWPMIARKNFPIWRKRVQVTCSLPNTLSPLGSEDNATLTSSDSLEDEFSHVTKFEMSDFKIRNRVSIGLGGKGDEIVFEAMVNDPHSPLYKTRVVLRQLLSARAKRRGRRAIEVLKRLARRKLMYHSYSMQVHGYICSSMIDENSSFTLVHGHHGSSSLRHWLQRSDWLPTLEATLSLDQESVRRVGDDTIGGPAISRQLRLIRILMRDLLIGVNYVHSHGLAHTELRLENLHISAVDKHIKVGILGNAADFNEADPADNTSDDNMDRRRMMIAFDMRCVGFIMAKMVLRELMDPTIFAKFKAFLTKGNDPSCLREFLVHAVKRNSSAENFGLQILDRNWGAGWHLLSVLLAPKPFDRISCLNALRHPFLCGPKWRVNPSVDLIRWSLGSTTVRIAEEYIYGQQQRSRLAHFIELMEMLNPYPKPKHWLGLLPGKWRLLYCTGRHIGLTLRQPSVRALIGEAYLTISKVSKPNTTFSAASHISFTVMAGRDWAHDKSGVGGKLQVNSFSRLRAGRRLYLKEETTTSTSPSATPDAQASVLKRLSSKKWRKAIPINEVPSSLSVAKLVSSEIDVMMSLNEPLSGNMEVAQKALQEVRTQIPPEMFDLSKIVCGTYLDSRLLVLRSVNGSALVFTRCTNDS